One stretch of Schlesneria sp. DSM 10557 DNA includes these proteins:
- a CDS encoding DUF1549 domain-containing protein, translating to MKMLKQFRHFTFLSVPAVLAGGAAGVAPAMPSLLRATTVSAAEAVPAETASAVAPANQLKELSAATSDGGTPVGTTEGAATGEASTSPAIPVITPLPLTDPRSISAQEVAAEVDRQILAELERAGIQAAELCNDEDFLRRASLDIAGQLPSPADVHAFRSESDPAKRAALIERLLASPEFGLNWGRYWRDVIYFRATEQRSRLNQEEFTTWMAAQWNNSVGWNATVTSMLTATGNVLEHPETALIFAQGAHTEDVAAEACRVFLGIQLQCANCHDHPTDIWKREQFHQLAAYFPRIAERRVTKGKPEFEIASVNTENRRAELIRDYPDLFVRQFDRNNDDKLSREELEKGPKRVSKKLAAALQARAAELKADSGVEMDAESMQSESMEAAPKEKRKGAKKKAAQMANAAMARDQMAQDKVDAGAMKKAGLAAPKLNAKQIDRLFEVGDTNKDGDLTIDEIKASQPPQNKRRGATEHHMSNLLNPESEGELIDPKFFIDGSSLPHGQTDEERRKAVAEAFVSPNNPWFARAIVNRVWAEMLGEGFYMPIDDLGPARTPRYPEVLDLLCVNFVKNDYDPKWLVRTIANTATYQRKIRSKSVSETELPFASATPVPLRSDIIFNSLAQVFSLTDDEMGGRNAKAAKDKPRSYAQSPRFQFDALFGSDPSVPKEDVTGTIPQSLMMMNSRVFRAGMSAKGGTRLAKILKEHRDNTAALKELYLVTLSREPSEEELRICTQYIADVKARPEAFEDLMWSLLNSSEFISRR from the coding sequence ATGAAAATGCTTAAACAGTTCCGGCATTTCACTTTTCTCTCTGTTCCAGCCGTTCTGGCTGGGGGAGCTGCAGGCGTCGCTCCTGCCATGCCGTCGCTGCTGCGTGCGACGACGGTCTCTGCTGCAGAGGCCGTTCCGGCAGAAACCGCAAGTGCGGTCGCTCCTGCGAATCAATTGAAGGAGCTCAGCGCAGCGACGTCGGACGGGGGGACACCCGTCGGCACGACAGAAGGTGCTGCTACGGGGGAGGCGTCAACTTCTCCCGCAATTCCTGTGATCACGCCGTTACCTCTGACAGATCCCCGGTCCATTTCGGCGCAGGAAGTTGCTGCGGAAGTGGACCGTCAAATCCTGGCGGAACTGGAGCGTGCCGGAATACAGGCGGCCGAGCTGTGCAACGACGAAGATTTCCTGCGCCGGGCCTCGCTCGACATTGCGGGGCAGTTGCCCAGTCCGGCGGACGTTCACGCCTTTCGGAGCGAATCCGATCCCGCAAAACGGGCTGCACTGATTGAGCGATTGCTGGCTTCGCCTGAGTTCGGGCTGAACTGGGGAAGGTACTGGCGGGACGTGATCTATTTTCGTGCCACCGAACAGCGGTCTCGACTGAATCAGGAAGAATTCACGACCTGGATGGCCGCACAGTGGAACAATAGCGTCGGGTGGAATGCCACCGTCACCTCGATGCTGACCGCGACGGGGAATGTGCTGGAGCATCCGGAAACGGCATTAATCTTCGCGCAGGGAGCACACACGGAAGACGTCGCGGCGGAAGCCTGTCGCGTCTTTCTGGGAATCCAGCTCCAGTGTGCCAATTGTCACGACCATCCGACGGACATCTGGAAGCGCGAGCAGTTTCATCAGCTTGCCGCCTACTTTCCTCGAATTGCCGAGCGACGCGTGACGAAAGGGAAGCCCGAGTTTGAGATTGCTTCGGTCAATACAGAGAACCGTCGAGCGGAACTGATACGCGATTACCCGGATCTGTTCGTGCGTCAGTTCGACCGCAACAACGATGACAAGCTTTCGCGAGAAGAGCTTGAGAAAGGTCCTAAACGTGTCAGCAAGAAGCTGGCTGCCGCTTTGCAGGCTCGCGCGGCCGAACTGAAAGCCGATTCGGGCGTGGAGATGGATGCGGAATCAATGCAGAGTGAGTCGATGGAAGCTGCTCCAAAAGAGAAGCGCAAGGGAGCGAAGAAAAAAGCCGCCCAGATGGCGAACGCTGCAATGGCCCGGGACCAGATGGCCCAGGACAAAGTGGACGCGGGGGCGATGAAGAAGGCGGGGCTGGCGGCTCCGAAGCTCAATGCCAAGCAGATTGACCGCCTCTTCGAGGTGGGAGATACGAACAAGGACGGAGACCTGACGATCGACGAGATCAAGGCTTCTCAACCGCCGCAGAACAAGCGGCGTGGGGCGACCGAACACCATATGTCGAACCTGCTGAATCCCGAATCCGAAGGGGAACTGATCGATCCCAAATTCTTCATTGATGGTTCGAGTTTACCGCACGGCCAGACTGACGAAGAGCGACGCAAGGCGGTCGCGGAAGCGTTTGTTTCACCCAACAATCCCTGGTTTGCGAGAGCGATTGTCAACCGCGTCTGGGCAGAGATGCTGGGCGAGGGCTTCTACATGCCGATCGACGACCTGGGGCCGGCTCGAACGCCCCGTTACCCGGAGGTGTTGGATCTGCTGTGCGTCAACTTCGTGAAGAATGACTACGATCCCAAGTGGCTGGTCCGGACCATCGCGAACACGGCAACTTACCAGCGGAAGATCAGGTCCAAATCGGTCTCCGAGACTGAGCTTCCGTTTGCCTCCGCAACTCCGGTTCCGCTCCGTTCTGACATCATCTTTAATTCGCTGGCACAGGTATTCAGTCTGACCGACGACGAGATGGGGGGACGAAACGCCAAAGCCGCGAAAGACAAACCTCGCAGCTATGCACAGTCTCCCCGTTTTCAGTTCGATGCTCTGTTTGGTTCTGACCCGTCAGTACCGAAAGAGGATGTGACCGGGACGATTCCTCAGTCTCTGATGATGATGAACTCACGTGTGTTCCGCGCGGGAATGTCGGCCAAGGGGGGAACCCGGTTAGCGAAGATCCTCAAAGAACATCGGGATAACACGGCCGCACTGAAAGAACTTTACCTGGTGACGCTGTCGCGGGAACCGTCAGAGGAAGAACTTCGCATCTGCACGCAGTACATCGCAGACGTGAAGGCGCGTCCCGAAGCGTTCGAAGACCTGATGTGGAGTCTGCTGAACTCAAGCGAATTCATTTCGCGGCGGTAA
- a CDS encoding DUF1501 domain-containing protein has translation MMMDQLTWHERVSLDRQTVSRRSFLYGASAVAAATGINFRDVMSLRADELRKQGKAMILLFMQGGPSQLETFDPKPGTENGGPTTAISTTVSGIQIAEGWERTAQQMQDIAIIRSMTNKEGEHQRASYQMHTGYIPSGSVKHPSLGACIAQELAPKDRELPAVVTIGDRGTYGTGAGFLGVDYEPFQVVGRSIGVVPDNISPIIGEKRFTRRQGLLDRLEGEFAARGGETVVSNHRRVYDKSAKLVLSPLTTTFDLSQESAETKERYGDSEFGKGCLLARRLIEAGVTFVEVRLGGWDTHQEVFSGVKSLAGKCDPALAALISDLKERGLLDSTLVMWTGEFGRTPKINPRTGRDHWPRNFNALLAGGGIKGGQVIGESAANGIGVASDPVTVPDLFQTICTALEVNPAKENMSPIGRPLKIVDGGKPVSKLFG, from the coding sequence ATGATGATGGATCAGTTGACCTGGCATGAACGTGTATCACTCGACCGCCAGACGGTTTCTCGCAGAAGTTTTCTTTACGGTGCCTCAGCGGTTGCGGCTGCGACGGGGATCAATTTTCGCGACGTCATGTCGCTGCGCGCGGACGAACTGCGTAAGCAGGGAAAAGCGATGATCCTGCTGTTCATGCAGGGTGGGCCGTCCCAGTTGGAGACGTTTGATCCCAAACCCGGAACCGAGAATGGAGGGCCGACCACCGCGATCAGTACGACTGTCTCGGGAATTCAAATCGCAGAAGGGTGGGAACGGACTGCACAACAGATGCAGGACATCGCCATCATCCGTTCGATGACGAACAAAGAGGGAGAACATCAACGAGCCTCGTACCAGATGCACACCGGGTACATCCCGTCCGGTTCGGTGAAGCACCCTTCGCTGGGGGCCTGCATTGCTCAGGAACTGGCGCCGAAGGACCGCGAACTCCCTGCCGTCGTGACGATCGGAGACCGGGGAACTTATGGTACAGGAGCCGGATTTCTCGGCGTGGACTATGAACCCTTCCAGGTGGTCGGTCGCAGCATCGGTGTCGTGCCGGACAATATTTCCCCGATCATCGGTGAGAAGCGGTTCACTCGGCGGCAAGGTCTGCTCGATCGACTGGAAGGGGAGTTTGCGGCACGGGGGGGAGAAACGGTTGTCAGCAATCACCGGCGTGTGTACGACAAATCCGCCAAGTTGGTCCTGTCACCTCTCACCACCACGTTCGATCTCAGCCAGGAATCGGCGGAAACAAAAGAACGCTATGGGGATTCTGAATTTGGCAAAGGCTGCTTACTGGCTCGTCGTCTGATTGAAGCGGGAGTCACGTTTGTCGAAGTGCGCCTGGGGGGCTGGGATACGCACCAGGAAGTCTTTTCCGGAGTGAAGAGTCTGGCAGGTAAATGCGATCCTGCCTTGGCCGCGTTGATTTCGGATCTCAAAGAGCGTGGCCTGCTGGATTCGACGCTCGTGATGTGGACGGGTGAGTTTGGGCGTACACCGAAAATTAATCCGCGAACAGGACGGGATCACTGGCCACGCAACTTCAACGCTCTGCTGGCCGGGGGCGGAATCAAGGGGGGGCAGGTCATCGGGGAGTCCGCCGCAAACGGAATCGGAGTCGCCAGCGATCCAGTCACCGTTCCTGATCTCTTCCAGACAATCTGTACGGCACTGGAAGTGAACCCGGCAAAAGAGAACATGAGTCCGATCGGGCGACCGCTGAAGATCGTCGATGGAGGAAAACCCGTTTCCAAGCTGTTCGGGTGA
- a CDS encoding PEP-CTERM sorting domain-containing protein: protein MKHLICVLGFAVALFSGPLQAGFLQLKYEGVLAEGSVDPFNNDLAGSAFEVTAVFDDWAYAWNVGGGVYLPYRITATINGVTYTELDPFYFDVVFTDPTAEVTEEPVYIAMLYGDYAFAPMYTTATPDIFGDAVTPTQFSGYVGSIETTLELLTIDGFMTLIYDDLVGVTTTVTPVPEPSTAALVGLGGLGCYLAARRRRASNAA from the coding sequence ATGAAGCATCTGATTTGCGTGCTGGGGTTTGCGGTCGCACTCTTCAGTGGCCCCCTGCAGGCCGGATTTCTGCAACTCAAGTACGAAGGTGTGCTGGCGGAAGGAAGCGTCGACCCGTTCAACAACGATCTGGCGGGATCCGCATTTGAAGTTACCGCCGTCTTCGATGACTGGGCTTATGCCTGGAACGTCGGCGGCGGGGTCTATCTGCCTTACCGCATTACTGCCACGATCAATGGAGTCACTTACACAGAGCTGGATCCATTCTACTTCGACGTCGTCTTCACCGATCCGACAGCCGAGGTAACAGAAGAACCCGTCTACATTGCCATGCTCTATGGTGATTATGCCTTCGCGCCGATGTACACCACGGCGACTCCTGACATTTTTGGGGATGCTGTCACTCCCACCCAATTTTCGGGCTACGTGGGCAGTATCGAAACTACCCTGGAACTGCTCACGATCGACGGCTTCATGACTCTGATCTACGACGATCTGGTCGGAGTCACCACGACGGTCACCCCCGTTCCTGAACCGTCAACAGCAGCCCTCGTGGGACTGGGCGGACTCGGGTGTTACCTCGCAGCACGACGACGGCGCGCTTCCAACGCTGCTTGA
- a CDS encoding aldo/keto reductase, whose amino-acid sequence MKYRRFGRTDWQVSEIGYGMWGMAGWTGSDLNEVNRALHRSVELGCNFFDTAWGYGAGKSEAILGDLVRAFPDRKLYTATKIPPKNFQWPSRREYSLDDCFPPEHIEEYVTSSLKNSGLASFDLMQFHTWEDRWLRDDRWYHKMTDLKAQGLFQAIGISLNRWEPWNGIEAVKSGLIDAVQVIYNIFDQNPEDELFPACQKHDVAVIARVPFDEGTLTGTLTKSSTWPKEDWRSTYFVPENLNASVDRADALRSLIPAGMTMAQMALRFSFSHPAVSTVIPGMRSVRNVEANLATSDAGTLPSSLREQLKEHRWVRQPTSWSQ is encoded by the coding sequence ATGAAATATCGACGATTCGGACGAACCGACTGGCAAGTCAGCGAAATCGGATACGGAATGTGGGGCATGGCCGGCTGGACCGGTTCCGACCTGAACGAAGTGAACCGCGCCCTGCACCGCTCAGTGGAACTGGGCTGTAATTTTTTCGACACCGCCTGGGGCTATGGCGCCGGGAAAAGCGAAGCCATCCTGGGTGATCTGGTCCGTGCTTTTCCTGACAGGAAGCTCTACACAGCCACAAAAATCCCTCCGAAAAACTTTCAGTGGCCCAGCCGCCGCGAATATTCACTCGACGACTGCTTTCCCCCTGAGCACATCGAAGAGTACGTCACCTCCAGTCTGAAGAATTCCGGACTCGCTTCGTTTGATCTCATGCAGTTTCATACGTGGGAGGATCGCTGGCTGCGCGATGATCGCTGGTATCACAAGATGACCGATCTCAAGGCACAGGGGCTTTTCCAGGCCATCGGCATCAGCCTCAATCGCTGGGAACCCTGGAACGGGATCGAGGCGGTGAAGAGTGGACTGATCGACGCCGTCCAGGTCATCTACAACATCTTCGATCAGAACCCGGAAGACGAATTGTTCCCGGCCTGCCAGAAACATGACGTGGCAGTCATCGCCCGTGTCCCGTTCGACGAAGGAACGCTCACCGGAACCTTGACCAAGTCTTCCACCTGGCCCAAGGAAGACTGGCGCAGTACCTACTTCGTCCCCGAAAATCTGAATGCCAGTGTGGATCGAGCAGACGCCCTTCGCTCCCTCATCCCCGCCGGAATGACGATGGCACAAATGGCACTTCGATTCTCGTTCTCACATCCGGCCGTCTCGACCGTGATCCCAGGAATGAGATCCGTGCGAAATGTCGAAGCGAATCTTGCGACCAGTGACGCCGGAACCTTGCCCAGTTCACTTCGTGAGCAATTGAAAGAGCACCGCTGGGTGCGCCAGCCCACCAGTTGGTCGCAATAA
- a CDS encoding sodium:solute symporter family protein: MLIGCVVVYMMITVAIGIYASTRVQSSKDFMVAGRSLPLYMNFACVFATWFGAETVLSVSSKFAHGGLTTVSGDPFGASLCLILVAFFFARTFYRMELMTIGDYYHLRYGKFVEIVTSLGIASSYLGWTTAQLSALGLVINVLFPAITLNQAILIGAVIVTVYTMFGGMWSVALTDVVQTAAIAIGLLVVAYILGHKAGGIDHVFAEASSQGKLNLFPQAKTAAWMVFLGEFITMSLGSIPQQDVFQRVTSARNERTAMIGTMMGGVFYFLFAFVPMFIAFAATMVDASFLTQFEAAGEREVQKLLPTLILKEMPIWCQVLFFGAVLSAILSTASGTLLAPASLLTENVLNPITKDFSDKSLLWLLRVILIIVSVVSTLIAVNSNKTMYDMVEGGYQVTLVVAFVPLVCGIYWKRATTQGAIFSILLGVPVWLGTEYIYSEESEQIWRNVPSHLYGLMASFLGMWIGSSMPNWIKHRVADPAALANRRSSAMGH; encoded by the coding sequence ATGCTGATTGGTTGCGTAGTTGTGTACATGATGATCACGGTTGCGATTGGCATTTACGCATCGACTCGTGTGCAGAGTTCCAAAGACTTCATGGTGGCAGGACGATCGTTGCCGCTGTACATGAACTTTGCCTGCGTTTTCGCGACCTGGTTTGGGGCCGAGACTGTTCTTTCCGTCTCATCCAAGTTTGCTCACGGTGGGTTGACCACGGTCTCGGGCGACCCCTTCGGAGCCTCACTCTGTCTGATTCTGGTCGCGTTCTTCTTTGCCCGCACGTTCTACCGCATGGAATTGATGACGATTGGCGACTACTACCACCTGCGATATGGAAAATTTGTTGAGATTGTCACGTCGCTGGGGATTGCCAGTTCCTACCTCGGCTGGACGACCGCTCAACTTTCCGCATTGGGACTGGTCATCAACGTTCTTTTCCCGGCGATCACTTTGAACCAGGCGATTCTGATTGGTGCGGTCATTGTGACCGTGTACACGATGTTTGGTGGAATGTGGTCAGTTGCCCTGACAGACGTGGTCCAGACGGCAGCGATTGCGATTGGGCTTCTGGTTGTGGCGTATATTCTTGGCCACAAGGCGGGGGGGATTGACCACGTCTTCGCAGAGGCTTCAAGTCAGGGGAAACTGAACCTTTTCCCGCAAGCCAAAACTGCTGCGTGGATGGTTTTCCTGGGTGAGTTCATCACGATGTCGCTTGGATCGATTCCTCAACAGGACGTGTTTCAGCGTGTGACGAGTGCCAGGAATGAACGGACGGCCATGATTGGAACGATGATGGGAGGTGTTTTCTACTTCCTGTTTGCATTCGTACCGATGTTCATCGCATTCGCCGCGACCATGGTCGATGCCAGTTTTCTCACTCAGTTCGAGGCGGCGGGCGAACGCGAGGTCCAGAAACTGCTGCCGACTCTGATCTTGAAAGAGATGCCGATCTGGTGTCAGGTGTTGTTCTTTGGCGCGGTCCTCTCGGCCATTTTGTCGACCGCCAGCGGAACATTGCTCGCGCCTGCGAGTTTGCTGACGGAAAACGTGCTGAACCCGATCACCAAGGATTTCAGTGATAAGTCGCTGTTGTGGCTGCTGCGCGTCATTCTGATCATCGTTTCGGTTGTTTCGACCTTGATTGCCGTCAATTCCAACAAGACGATGTATGACATGGTCGAAGGGGGCTATCAGGTGACGCTGGTGGTCGCCTTTGTGCCGCTGGTCTGTGGCATCTACTGGAAACGGGCCACGACACAGGGGGCGATTTTCTCAATTCTGCTGGGCGTTCCGGTCTGGCTGGGGACGGAATACATCTACTCCGAAGAGAGCGAGCAGATCTGGCGCAACGTTCCGTCGCACCTTTACGGTCTGATGGCGTCGTTCCTGGGGATGTGGATCGGATCCTCCATGCCGAATTGGATCAAGCACCGTGTGGCCGATCCTGCTGCTCTGGCAAATCGACGCAGTTCAGCGATGGGGCACTGA
- a CDS encoding 6-bladed beta-propeller: protein MTYFRFGLACLVSLSLTLSALAADKPHPVRMGCGLMTFETVPGWGLGPDGKSAIGPTHGGVVVDKAGNIYTSADMGLFVFSPEGKVIRRFIGDEYSRMHDIEIRDEADGEYIYAARNANAEGIKFNAETGAIVLKLPFPQESGLKLEKFSPTAITVAPNGDIFLSDGYASNHIFKFDKTGKYLKHFGVKGNELKEFNTAHGMTLDTRYSPPRLLICDRNHQPKGRLVHYDLEGEFLGEVVTGLGMPTSAAVQGDYVSVPDLHGRVVILDKNNTIMAVLGHNPDPTKGGNYNIPQSEWIEGIFSGTHGSYWDKDGNLYVQDWNVSGRIMKLVRVKP, encoded by the coding sequence GTGACGTATTTTCGTTTCGGCCTCGCCTGCCTTGTATCATTGAGTCTGACGCTGTCGGCTCTCGCCGCCGACAAACCTCATCCCGTCCGCATGGGCTGCGGACTGATGACGTTTGAAACCGTCCCCGGTTGGGGCCTCGGTCCGGATGGAAAGTCTGCCATCGGTCCGACACATGGTGGCGTCGTCGTCGACAAAGCTGGAAACATCTATACCAGCGCGGATATGGGTCTGTTCGTCTTCTCGCCCGAGGGGAAAGTCATTCGCCGGTTCATCGGCGATGAATACAGTCGCATGCACGATATCGAAATTCGTGACGAAGCCGATGGCGAGTACATCTACGCAGCTCGCAATGCCAACGCCGAAGGGATCAAGTTCAACGCCGAAACCGGCGCAATCGTGCTGAAGCTGCCGTTCCCTCAGGAGTCAGGCCTGAAGCTCGAAAAATTCAGCCCGACCGCGATCACCGTCGCTCCCAATGGTGATATTTTCCTGTCAGACGGCTACGCAAGTAATCACATTTTCAAGTTCGACAAAACGGGCAAGTACCTGAAGCACTTCGGTGTGAAAGGAAACGAACTCAAGGAGTTCAACACGGCCCACGGAATGACACTCGATACCCGCTATTCACCACCCCGCCTGCTGATCTGCGATCGAAATCACCAGCCCAAAGGCCGCCTCGTCCACTACGACCTCGAAGGAGAATTCCTCGGCGAAGTCGTGACCGGGCTGGGGATGCCCACGTCAGCCGCCGTGCAGGGTGATTACGTCTCCGTTCCTGATCTGCACGGACGAGTCGTGATCCTCGACAAAAACAACACCATCATGGCGGTGCTGGGTCATAATCCTGATCCCACCAAAGGGGGCAACTACAACATCCCGCAATCGGAATGGATCGAAGGGATCTTCAGCGGTACTCACGGATCCTACTGGGACAAAGACGGCAACCTCTATGTCCAGGATTGGAACGTCTCGGGACGAATCATGAAGCTGGTCCGGGTCAAGCCATAG
- a CDS encoding DUF1501 domain-containing protein, with product MLNLLGSEKRLCNGMTRRDLLHIGGIGALGLGLNSPLPLRASAGGVSDARNPAKSCIFVFLFGSPPQHETFDPKPLAAAEIQGEMKAIDTAVPGLQFCEGLPQTAQIADRLTVVRSMTHEYPIHCCAYVMTGMPTYSIPLETAPRAPEHWPFMGSVIDYLDSRRFGEQSSTLPRNIGLPWRFCSKGSSPQQAGPYASFLGDRYDPFWSDFTGEGTVVVPKLAAEQVEDVRDPHAGISVDARFQLSQGCELPSELSTRRFDARVHLLQQFDASRPLIDRAAAIGNYDAHQQRAMSLIGSNRIRDALDVAHESPNLRARYGMNLFGQSCLAARRLVEAGARFVSVFWDPFGPHGASVWDTHSNHFPRLKNYLLPVFDQAYSAMISDLEDHGLLDETMVICTSEHGRTPQIDSAPAGGARHHWSRAYSSVFAGGGMARGKVVGQTNSVGGDVVDTPISPKDMQATIYHQLGYDESTTIPDQQNRPHSIAGNGRVRHELLG from the coding sequence GTGTTGAATCTTCTTGGATCAGAAAAGCGACTCTGCAATGGAATGACTCGACGCGATCTCCTGCACATCGGGGGGATTGGAGCACTTGGACTCGGACTGAATTCACCACTTCCGCTCAGGGCTTCTGCGGGTGGAGTTTCTGACGCCAGGAATCCTGCCAAGTCGTGTATCTTCGTGTTTCTGTTCGGTTCGCCGCCGCAGCACGAAACGTTTGATCCCAAGCCGCTGGCCGCTGCTGAAATTCAGGGAGAGATGAAGGCGATCGACACGGCGGTGCCGGGGTTGCAGTTCTGCGAAGGCTTACCGCAAACGGCGCAGATCGCGGATCGACTGACCGTTGTGCGATCGATGACGCACGAGTACCCGATCCACTGCTGTGCTTATGTCATGACGGGAATGCCGACATACAGCATTCCGCTGGAGACGGCCCCGCGTGCACCGGAGCACTGGCCGTTCATGGGTTCGGTCATCGACTATCTGGACAGTCGACGGTTTGGGGAGCAATCCTCGACACTGCCTCGGAACATTGGTCTTCCCTGGAGATTCTGTTCAAAAGGGAGCTCCCCGCAGCAGGCGGGGCCCTATGCTTCCTTTCTGGGAGATCGCTACGACCCGTTCTGGTCCGATTTCACGGGCGAAGGAACTGTGGTTGTGCCCAAGCTGGCTGCAGAGCAGGTTGAAGACGTTCGCGACCCGCACGCGGGAATTTCAGTCGACGCCCGATTCCAATTGTCGCAGGGTTGCGAGTTACCGAGCGAACTCTCGACACGCCGATTCGACGCGCGCGTCCACCTGCTTCAGCAGTTCGATGCGTCTCGTCCGCTGATTGACCGGGCAGCCGCGATCGGGAATTACGACGCTCATCAGCAGCGGGCCATGTCGCTGATTGGATCGAATCGAATTCGTGATGCACTCGACGTGGCGCACGAGTCGCCCAACCTGCGAGCCCGCTATGGGATGAACCTGTTCGGCCAGTCGTGTCTTGCGGCCCGTCGTCTGGTAGAAGCGGGAGCCCGGTTCGTCTCGGTCTTCTGGGATCCGTTTGGACCGCATGGGGCATCCGTCTGGGACACGCACTCGAACCATTTCCCACGGCTGAAGAACTACCTGCTGCCCGTCTTCGATCAGGCGTACTCAGCCATGATTTCTGATCTGGAGGATCATGGACTGCTGGATGAAACCATGGTGATCTGTACCAGTGAGCATGGTCGAACTCCTCAAATTGATTCTGCTCCGGCAGGGGGTGCTCGTCATCATTGGTCACGAGCCTACTCGTCCGTGTTTGCGGGGGGAGGAATGGCCAGGGGGAAAGTGGTCGGCCAGACAAATTCCGTGGGCGGGGATGTGGTGGATACGCCGATTTCGCCCAAGGATATGCAGGCCACGATCTATCATCAGCTCGGTTACGATGAATCGACGACGATTCCCGATCAGCAGAATCGCCCTCATTCGATCGCCGGAAATGGACGCGTCCGGCATGAACTGCTGGGGTAA
- a CDS encoding HugZ family protein has protein sequence MTDTSPQMEFAQLIRSQRVAAIGTLRDGAPLVSMVPIVVSDDFSSYVIHISRLALHTQDILENPLVGLMISEPDNGSKDPQALARVSIQGKAVIVPRDSEEYDRLADLYLQRFPDSAMTFSLGDFELYRIDAKSARFVAGFGKIYNFGPLDFQEAANSPLE, from the coding sequence ATGACCGACACATCGCCTCAGATGGAATTTGCTCAACTGATTCGATCGCAGCGTGTGGCTGCGATTGGAACATTGCGGGACGGGGCCCCGTTAGTCTCGATGGTACCGATTGTGGTGAGCGACGACTTTTCGTCCTATGTGATCCACATCAGTCGTCTCGCACTTCACACGCAGGATATTCTGGAAAATCCGCTGGTGGGACTGATGATCTCCGAGCCCGACAATGGATCAAAAGACCCGCAGGCACTGGCTCGGGTGTCGATCCAGGGCAAGGCCGTCATCGTTCCGAGGGATTCCGAAGAGTACGATCGACTGGCAGACCTGTATCTGCAGCGGTTCCCTGATTCGGCGATGACGTTCTCGCTCGGAGATTTCGAGCTTTATCGTATCGATGCGAAATCCGCTCGATTCGTGGCGGGATTCGGCAAGATCTATAATTTTGGACCATTGGACTTTCAGGAAGCCGCGAATTCCCCGCTCGAATGA
- a CDS encoding FHA domain-containing protein, giving the protein MPAFLVPVDPGHCLIPLEKAIVLIGRQSDCDVSLTLSRKISRKHCCVAQVNKKYVVRDLGSTNGVYLNGTRIKKEATLSFGDDLMIGDVHFRMQADAKSIVNRAKPPAPRTPESQTFEEASSEAIPQQGQGDQTAPPSLDIPIALAEGKEVFEVEETSLNKQVSPRKKRVNDVIPLNDVIPLDSDEEEQNLMLASDNF; this is encoded by the coding sequence ATGCCAGCTTTCCTGGTTCCCGTCGATCCCGGCCATTGCCTGATTCCGCTGGAGAAGGCCATTGTCCTGATAGGCCGACAGTCGGATTGTGATGTCTCTTTGACTCTCAGTCGCAAGATTTCTCGTAAGCACTGCTGCGTGGCCCAGGTCAACAAGAAATACGTGGTTCGTGATCTTGGCAGCACGAACGGCGTTTATCTGAATGGAACCCGAATCAAGAAAGAAGCGACCCTTTCGTTCGGCGATGATCTGATGATCGGCGACGTTCATTTTCGGATGCAGGCCGACGCCAAGTCGATTGTGAATCGAGCGAAACCGCCGGCACCACGAACGCCTGAATCACAAACATTCGAAGAAGCCTCCAGCGAAGCGATCCCGCAGCAAGGACAGGGTGACCAGACCGCGCCTCCGAGCCTTGATATCCCGATTGCCCTTGCTGAGGGCAAGGAAGTTTTCGAGGTCGAAGAAACCAGTCTCAACAAGCAAGTGTCCCCTCGAAAAAAACGCGTTAACGATGTCATACCACTGAATGACGTGATACCGCTGGACAGTGATGAGGAAGAACAGAACCTCATGCTTGCCTCAGACAATTTTTGA